A window from Micromonospora profundi encodes these proteins:
- a CDS encoding aminoglycoside N(3)-acetyltransferase, whose translation MTTYPGGPGTRRSVAAQLRLLGVRPGSTVLVHAALRPLGFVCGGPHAVVLALRDALGPDGTIVVPTHTPDNSDPAQWRNPPVPVDWWPLIRAEMPGFDPAVTPSRYMGVLAETVRGWPGALRSAHPQVSFAALGPAAEQVVAGHGLADMLGAQSPLDRLYDLDADVLLLGVDHSVNTSLHLAEYRRPAPVRERLGAAVRIPDGGREWVWWQDIRLDESDFGTLGQALEATGVVRVGSVGAGTARLVRQRAAVDFAVQWMARNRTTEDT comes from the coding sequence GTGACGACGTACCCCGGCGGGCCGGGCACCCGGCGCTCGGTCGCCGCGCAGCTGCGCCTGCTGGGCGTACGTCCCGGCTCGACAGTGCTTGTGCACGCGGCCCTGCGCCCGCTGGGTTTCGTCTGCGGTGGACCGCACGCGGTGGTGCTCGCCCTGCGTGACGCGCTCGGCCCGGACGGCACGATCGTGGTGCCGACCCACACGCCCGACAACAGCGACCCCGCGCAGTGGCGCAACCCGCCGGTTCCGGTGGACTGGTGGCCGCTGATCCGGGCCGAGATGCCGGGGTTCGACCCGGCGGTCACCCCCAGCCGCTACATGGGCGTGCTCGCCGAGACGGTTCGCGGCTGGCCCGGCGCGTTGCGCAGCGCGCATCCCCAGGTGTCGTTCGCGGCGCTCGGCCCGGCCGCCGAGCAGGTCGTCGCAGGGCACGGCCTGGCCGACATGCTCGGCGCACAGTCTCCGCTGGACCGGCTCTACGACCTGGACGCCGACGTGCTGCTGCTCGGGGTGGACCACAGCGTGAACACGTCGCTGCACCTGGCCGAGTACCGTCGTCCCGCGCCGGTCCGTGAGCGGCTGGGCGCGGCGGTGCGGATACCCGACGGTGGCCGCGAGTGGGTGTGGTGGCAGGACATCAGGCTCGACGAGAGCGACTTCGGCACGCTGGGCCAGGCCCTGGAGGCCACCGGCGTGGTCCGCGTCGGCTCGGTGGGCGCCGGAACCGCGAGGTTGGTACGCCAGCGGGCGGCTGTCGACTTCGCGGTGCAGTGGATGGCCCGCAACCGGACGACGGAGGACACATGA
- a CDS encoding sugar isomerase domain-containing protein, with product MSVSADDFLAVVTETIGRVAASQREAVGRAADLIADAVRADGVVHAFGTGHSEALAMEIAGRAGGLVPTNRIALRDLVLIGGEPAERLGPLLERDPAVAHRLYELAPVRPTDVFVLASNSGVNGAMVEFATLVKQRGHGLVAITSVQHSGRMTSRHPSGRKLADLADVVLDNGAPYGDATLPLPGGGAVGAVSSITAALLAQQVTVEVVARLLAAGERPPVYLSANIPDGDAHNTELEARYAGRIRRGS from the coding sequence ATGAGCGTGAGCGCCGACGACTTTCTGGCAGTGGTGACCGAGACGATCGGCCGGGTGGCCGCCAGTCAGCGGGAGGCGGTGGGGCGGGCCGCCGACCTGATCGCCGACGCCGTACGCGCCGACGGGGTGGTGCACGCCTTCGGGACGGGCCACTCGGAGGCCCTCGCCATGGAGATCGCCGGCCGGGCGGGTGGCCTGGTGCCGACCAACCGGATCGCGTTGCGCGACCTGGTGCTGATCGGTGGCGAGCCGGCCGAGCGGCTCGGCCCGCTGCTGGAACGGGACCCGGCCGTGGCGCACCGGCTCTACGAGCTGGCCCCGGTACGCCCCACCGACGTCTTCGTGCTCGCCTCGAACTCCGGGGTCAACGGCGCCATGGTCGAGTTCGCCACGCTCGTCAAGCAGCGGGGGCATGGGCTCGTGGCGATCACCTCCGTGCAGCACTCCGGCCGGATGACCTCCCGCCACCCGTCCGGTCGCAAGCTGGCCGACCTGGCCGACGTGGTGCTCGACAACGGCGCACCGTACGGCGATGCGACGCTGCCGCTGCCCGGCGGTGGCGCTGTCGGCGCGGTCTCCTCGATCACGGCGGCACTGCTGGCCCAACAGGTCACCGTGGAGGTGGTTGCTCGGTTGCTGGCGGCGGGGGAGCGGCCCCCGGTCTACCTGTCGGCGAACATCCCGGACGGCGACGCGCACAACACCGAGCTCGAAGCCCGCTACGCGGGCCGCATCCGCCGCGGCTCCTGA
- a CDS encoding DUF6328 family protein: MSTETEKQRWQRNFADLLQELRVAQTGVQILFAFLLTLPFSNGFTRTSEFQRDVYIVALIAAAAATAMIISPVAFHRALFRQGRKPELVRFAHRMASGGLAFMLISMVSAVLLITDFVLDRPIAFILSGLTGLWFLTFWAILPFSRRSWGEDDIDDDDDDPEMLSGR, translated from the coding sequence GTGTCGACGGAGACCGAGAAGCAGCGTTGGCAGCGCAACTTCGCCGATCTGCTACAGGAGCTGCGGGTCGCCCAGACGGGCGTGCAGATCCTGTTCGCCTTCCTGCTGACCCTGCCGTTCAGCAACGGATTCACCCGGACCAGCGAGTTCCAGCGGGATGTCTACATCGTCGCCCTGATCGCCGCGGCCGCCGCCACCGCGATGATCATTTCGCCGGTGGCGTTCCACAGGGCGCTGTTCCGGCAGGGGCGCAAGCCGGAGCTGGTCCGCTTCGCGCACCGGATGGCCAGCGGCGGGCTCGCCTTCATGCTGATCTCGATGGTCAGCGCGGTTCTGCTGATCACCGACTTCGTGCTGGACCGGCCGATCGCCTTCATCCTCAGCGGCCTGACCGGGCTCTGGTTCCTCACGTTCTGGGCGATCCTGCCGTTCTCCCGGCGTAGCTGGGGCGAGGACGACATCGACGACGACGATGACGACCCGGAGATGCTCAGCGGTCGCTGA
- a CDS encoding acyl-CoA dehydrogenase family protein: MTTTQNGRPAPDGPDSNPAVDAAQAGTAGAAAPLPEEAGQVSEKEARQVAEAARESTWDRPSFGKELFLGRFRLDLIDPWPRSDPDDEARAEDFLGRFRDFLASEVDGQAIERDASISDSVFHGLADLGAFGMKIDRKYGGLGLSNLHYCRALMLAGSVSPAIGALLSAHQSIGVPQPLKMFGTAEQKQRFLPRLAAGEVSAFLLTEPDVGSDPARLATTAEPTEDGTGYRLNGVKLWATNGIVATLLVVMARVPAGEGRRGGITAFVVDGDSAGITVERRNEFVGLRGLENSLTRFHDVFVPAENVIGGEGKGLKIALTTLNTGRLSLPAMCVGAGKWALNVARGWAADRVQWGRPVGEHEAVAQKLSFIAATTYGMETMLDLCCLLADDDRNDIRIEAALVKLYASEMAWKIADELIQIRGGRGYETADSLAARGERAAAVEQMMRDLRINRIFEGSTEIMHLLIAREAVDAHLSVAGDIIDPDAGLGRKARAGARASAFYAKWLPTLAVGRGQSPSAYAEFGPLAAHLRQVERSSRKLARSTFYAMSRWQGKMERKQAFLGRIVDIGAELFAMSAVCVRATAERGSRPENVELADLFCRQARVRVDALFAALWDNTDSVDTTAAKRILAGRYASLEEGVITPSDELPWVARWTPGPSTAEDVRRRIPPKP, from the coding sequence GTGACCACGACGCAGAACGGCCGACCGGCACCGGACGGTCCTGACTCCAACCCCGCAGTCGACGCGGCCCAGGCGGGCACCGCCGGTGCGGCCGCGCCGCTGCCCGAGGAGGCCGGGCAGGTCTCCGAGAAGGAAGCCCGGCAGGTCGCCGAGGCGGCCCGGGAGTCCACCTGGGACCGGCCCAGCTTCGGCAAGGAGCTTTTCCTGGGGCGGTTCCGGCTCGACCTCATCGACCCGTGGCCGCGCTCCGATCCGGACGACGAGGCCCGCGCCGAGGACTTCCTCGGCCGGTTCCGCGACTTCCTCGCCTCCGAAGTGGACGGACAGGCCATCGAGCGGGACGCCTCCATTTCGGACTCGGTGTTCCACGGCCTTGCCGACCTCGGCGCGTTCGGCATGAAGATCGACCGGAAGTACGGCGGCCTGGGCCTGAGCAACCTGCACTACTGCCGGGCGCTGATGCTCGCCGGCTCGGTAAGCCCGGCGATCGGCGCGCTGCTCTCCGCGCACCAGTCGATCGGCGTGCCGCAACCGCTGAAGATGTTCGGCACCGCCGAGCAGAAGCAACGCTTCCTGCCTCGGCTCGCCGCCGGTGAGGTCTCCGCGTTCCTGCTCACCGAGCCGGACGTCGGCTCCGACCCGGCCCGGCTCGCGACCACCGCCGAGCCGACCGAGGACGGCACCGGCTACCGGCTCAACGGGGTGAAGCTGTGGGCCACCAACGGCATCGTGGCCACCCTGCTCGTGGTGATGGCCCGGGTGCCGGCCGGCGAGGGTCGGCGCGGTGGGATCACCGCGTTCGTCGTGGACGGTGACAGCGCGGGCATCACAGTGGAGCGGCGCAACGAGTTCGTCGGTCTGCGCGGCCTGGAGAACAGCCTGACCCGGTTCCACGACGTGTTCGTACCGGCCGAGAACGTCATCGGCGGCGAGGGTAAGGGCCTCAAGATCGCCCTGACCACGTTGAACACGGGTCGGCTCTCGCTGCCTGCCATGTGCGTGGGCGCTGGCAAGTGGGCGTTGAACGTGGCCCGGGGGTGGGCCGCCGACCGGGTCCAGTGGGGCCGGCCGGTGGGGGAGCACGAGGCCGTCGCCCAGAAGCTCTCCTTCATCGCGGCCACCACGTACGGCATGGAGACCATGCTCGACCTGTGCTGCCTGCTCGCCGACGACGACCGCAACGACATCCGGATCGAGGCGGCGCTCGTCAAGCTGTACGCCAGCGAGATGGCCTGGAAGATCGCCGACGAGCTGATCCAGATCCGGGGCGGGCGCGGCTACGAGACGGCCGACTCGCTGGCAGCCCGTGGCGAGCGCGCCGCAGCCGTCGAGCAGATGATGCGTGACCTGCGGATCAATCGGATCTTCGAGGGCTCGACGGAGATCATGCACCTGTTGATCGCCCGGGAGGCGGTCGACGCCCACCTGTCGGTGGCAGGCGACATCATCGACCCGGATGCGGGGCTCGGCCGCAAGGCCCGAGCGGGCGCCCGAGCGAGCGCCTTCTACGCGAAGTGGCTCCCCACGCTCGCGGTCGGTCGGGGGCAGAGCCCTTCGGCGTACGCCGAGTTCGGGCCGCTGGCCGCACACCTGCGCCAGGTGGAGCGCTCGTCGCGCAAGCTGGCCCGGTCGACGTTCTACGCGATGTCCCGCTGGCAGGGAAAGATGGAACGCAAGCAGGCGTTCCTCGGCCGCATCGTGGACATCGGCGCGGAGCTGTTCGCGATGTCGGCGGTCTGCGTCCGGGCGACGGCCGAGCGCGGCAGCCGACCGGAGAACGTGGAGCTGGCCGACCTGTTCTGCCGGCAGGCACGGGTCCGGGTGGACGCGCTGTTCGCCGCCCTGTGGGACAACACCGACTCGGTCGACACCACCGCCGCGAAACGGATCCTCGCCGGCCGCTACGCCAGCTTGGAGGAGGGCGTCATCACCCCGTCCGACGAGCTGCCCTGGGTGGCCCGTTGGACGCCCGGCCCGTCCACGGCCGAGGACGTCCGCCGCCGCATCCCGCCGAAGCCCTGA
- a CDS encoding Fur family transcriptional regulator, translating into MNESGAAVRNTRQRSAVSALLGEMEGFHSAQDLHAMLRQRGERVGLTTVYRTLQGLADAGEIDVMRPPGGEHLYRRCSQGHHHHLVCRVCGRTVEVAGPAVESWADRVAAEHGYAEVSHTLEIFGTCPTCVR; encoded by the coding sequence ATGAACGAGAGCGGCGCCGCGGTGCGCAACACCCGGCAGCGCTCGGCGGTGAGCGCCCTGCTGGGCGAGATGGAGGGCTTCCACAGCGCGCAGGACCTGCACGCGATGCTCCGGCAACGCGGTGAGCGGGTCGGCCTGACAACCGTCTACCGGACGTTGCAGGGGCTGGCCGACGCGGGCGAGATCGACGTGATGCGCCCGCCGGGCGGCGAGCACCTCTACCGCCGGTGCAGCCAGGGCCATCACCACCACCTGGTGTGCCGGGTGTGCGGGCGTACCGTCGAGGTGGCCGGGCCTGCGGTGGAGAGCTGGGCCGACCGGGTTGCCGCAGAGCACGGCTACGCAGAAGTCAGCCACACACTGGAAATCTTCGGCACCTGCCCGACCTGCGTGCGTTGA
- a CDS encoding ArsR/SmtB family transcription factor: MTTATGYEGFDGASELLRALSAPIRLAIVSELAGGERCVHELVEKLGAAQPLVSQHLRVLRGAGVVRGSRRGREIAYSLVDEHVAHIVADAVSHAGEGS, from the coding sequence ATGACCACCGCTACGGGTTACGAGGGCTTCGACGGGGCGAGCGAACTGCTCCGCGCCCTCTCCGCACCCATCCGGCTGGCCATCGTCAGCGAGCTCGCCGGCGGCGAGCGGTGTGTGCATGAGCTGGTGGAGAAGCTCGGTGCCGCGCAACCGCTGGTCTCCCAGCACCTGCGGGTGCTGCGCGGCGCGGGCGTGGTGCGGGGGTCCCGCCGGGGCAGGGAGATCGCCTACAGCCTGGTCGACGAGCACGTGGCGCACATTGTGGCGGACGCGGTGAGCCACGCCGGGGAGGGATCATGA
- a CDS encoding metal ABC transporter permease, with amino-acid sequence MELFQYPYMQRALIAALVIGLAAPALGIYLVQRRLTLIGDGIGHVALTGVGAGLLLNRSPVLVAVIVATAGAVAIELVRARGRTSGDLALALLFYGGIAGGVLLVGLSDATSANLNAYLFGSLTTISATDLTTIVILGGAILVAMIALRPALFAVSHDEEYARVSGLPVRTLNLLIAVTTAITVTIAMRAVGVLLISALMVVPVATAQQVTRGFRSTMTAAMALGLFAAGTGVWVAATADTAPGASVVLVAIASFLVVAVGAGIWRTLRRRAAPASVAPAEPHEVVLG; translated from the coding sequence ATGGAACTCTTCCAGTACCCCTACATGCAGCGCGCCCTGATCGCCGCGCTGGTGATCGGCTTGGCCGCGCCAGCGCTCGGCATCTACCTGGTGCAGCGCAGGCTGACACTGATCGGCGACGGCATCGGGCACGTGGCGTTGACAGGCGTCGGCGCGGGCCTGTTGCTCAACCGCTCGCCGGTGCTGGTGGCGGTGATCGTTGCCACCGCCGGTGCGGTCGCCATCGAGCTGGTGCGCGCCCGCGGGCGTACGTCCGGCGACCTTGCCCTGGCTCTGTTGTTCTACGGCGGCATCGCCGGCGGTGTGCTGCTGGTCGGGCTCTCCGACGCGACGAGCGCGAATCTCAACGCCTACCTGTTCGGGTCGCTGACCACCATCTCGGCCACCGACCTGACCACCATCGTGATCCTCGGCGGGGCGATCCTCGTCGCCATGATCGCGCTGCGGCCGGCGCTCTTCGCGGTGAGCCACGACGAGGAGTACGCCAGGGTCTCCGGCCTGCCGGTGCGTACCCTCAATCTGCTGATCGCGGTGACCACGGCGATCACCGTGACCATCGCGATGCGGGCCGTCGGAGTGCTGCTGATCAGTGCGCTGATGGTGGTCCCGGTGGCCACCGCGCAGCAGGTCACCCGTGGCTTCCGCAGCACGATGACCGCCGCGATGGCGCTCGGCCTCTTCGCCGCCGGCACCGGTGTCTGGGTGGCGGCGACCGCGGACACCGCGCCGGGCGCCTCGGTGGTGCTTGTGGCGATCGCCTCCTTCCTGGTGGTGGCAGTGGGCGCGGGAATCTGGCGGACGCTGCGTCGCCGGGCCGCACCGGCCTCCGTGGCGCCCGCCGAGCCGCACGAGGTGGTGCTCGGCTGA
- a CDS encoding metal ABC transporter ATP-binding protein: MSAPVISVEHAVVGYDGRPVLRDVSLNVTAGEVVAVLGANGSGKSTLIRAVLGLVPLSTGSISLFDQPLRRFRQWQRIGYVPQRLGAGGGVPATVREVVGSGRLARRGLLRPPGAADRAAVDAALRAVGLADRAADPVATLSGGQQQRTLIARALAGRPELLILDEPTAGVDAASQEAFAGALRDFVGDGGTVLLVAHELGPLRPVISRAVVVHEGGICHDGPVPDPAGHHAEPDHDHVHPHGPDEPAGLWSS; this comes from the coding sequence GTGAGCGCGCCCGTGATCAGCGTCGAGCACGCGGTGGTCGGCTACGACGGCCGCCCGGTGCTGCGGGATGTCTCGCTCAACGTGACCGCCGGTGAGGTGGTCGCGGTGCTCGGCGCCAACGGCTCCGGCAAGTCCACGTTGATCCGCGCCGTGCTCGGGCTGGTGCCGCTGAGCACCGGCTCGATCAGCCTCTTCGACCAGCCATTGCGCCGGTTCCGGCAGTGGCAGCGCATCGGGTACGTCCCGCAGCGCCTCGGCGCGGGCGGCGGCGTACCGGCGACGGTCCGCGAGGTCGTGGGCTCCGGCCGGCTGGCCCGTCGAGGGTTGCTGCGCCCTCCGGGCGCTGCCGATCGGGCCGCCGTCGACGCCGCGCTGCGCGCGGTCGGGCTCGCCGACCGGGCCGCCGACCCGGTTGCCACACTCTCCGGCGGCCAGCAGCAGCGCACACTGATTGCCCGTGCGCTCGCGGGCCGACCCGAGCTGCTGATCCTCGACGAGCCCACCGCCGGCGTGGACGCGGCAAGCCAGGAGGCGTTCGCCGGCGCGCTGCGCGACTTCGTCGGCGACGGCGGGACGGTGCTGCTGGTGGCCCACGAGTTGGGCCCCCTGCGGCCGGTGATCAGCCGGGCTGTCGTCGTACACGAGGGTGGTATCTGTCACGACGGCCCGGTGCCGGACCCGGCCGGCCACCACGCGGAGCCCGACCACGACCACGTGCACCCGCACGGTCCCGACGAGCCCGCCGGGCTGTGGAGCAGCTGA
- a CDS encoding metal ABC transporter substrate-binding protein — protein MSNRTTSRVLAAATALLVLGAGAGCSNGGPAGADPQRVDVVAAFYPLQFLAERIGGDAVRVTNLARPGAEPHDLELSPKQVGQVSDAELIVYLKGFQPAVDEAIAQSGGDRVFDVASVQPLLDVSAGGHDHDHGDDEQGEEEHGGGKDPHVWLDPTRLAGIGDQLAKRLGEADPAHAADYTTRAAALRADLTRLDGEFTEGLRTCQRREIVTSHTAFGYLADRYQLEQIGITGLSPDVEPSPQRLAQVIEEAKEHQATTIFFETLVSPKVAETIAGQVGAKTAVLDPLEGLAAGSDADYLSVMRTNLETLRTALSCS, from the coding sequence ATGAGCAACCGCACCACGTCCCGTGTCCTGGCCGCCGCGACCGCCCTGCTCGTCCTGGGCGCGGGGGCCGGCTGCTCCAACGGCGGTCCGGCCGGCGCCGATCCGCAACGGGTCGACGTGGTGGCCGCGTTCTATCCCCTCCAGTTCCTCGCCGAGAGGATCGGCGGTGACGCGGTCCGGGTGACCAACCTGGCCCGGCCCGGCGCCGAGCCCCACGACCTGGAGCTGAGCCCGAAGCAGGTCGGCCAGGTAAGCGACGCGGAGTTGATCGTCTACCTGAAGGGTTTCCAGCCCGCGGTCGACGAGGCGATCGCGCAGAGCGGCGGCGACCGGGTGTTCGACGTGGCTAGCGTGCAGCCGCTGCTGGACGTGAGCGCCGGCGGCCACGACCACGACCACGGGGACGACGAGCAGGGCGAGGAGGAGCACGGCGGCGGCAAGGATCCGCATGTCTGGCTCGACCCGACCCGGCTGGCCGGCATCGGCGATCAACTCGCCAAGCGGCTCGGCGAGGCCGACCCGGCCCACGCCGCCGACTACACCACCCGCGCCGCCGCGCTGCGCGCCGACCTGACGCGGCTGGACGGCGAGTTCACCGAGGGCCTGCGGACCTGCCAGCGGCGGGAGATCGTGACCAGCCACACCGCGTTCGGCTACCTGGCCGACCGCTACCAGCTCGAACAGATCGGCATCACCGGGCTGAGCCCGGACGTCGAGCCCTCGCCGCAGCGGCTCGCGCAGGTCATCGAGGAGGCCAAGGAGCACCAGGCGACCACGATCTTCTTCGAGACCCTTGTCAGCCCCAAGGTGGCCGAGACCATCGCCGGTCAGGTCGGCGCCAAGACCGCGGTGCTCGACCCGCTCGAAGGACTCGCCGCCGGCAGCGACGCCGACTACCTTTCGGTGATGCGTACCAACCTGGAGACCCTGCGGACGGCGTTGAGCTGCTCGTGA
- a CDS encoding antibiotic biosynthesis monooxygenase family protein, giving the protein MLVTNRFVVDVDVADDFTERAHAALTALAARPGYLRGQLLRALDDPRHWTLLTEWESVGTYRRALGAFEVKVSAVPLLAESVDEPSAYEALANAAPGGAVVVAESDRAAGPYR; this is encoded by the coding sequence GTGCTGGTGACCAACCGGTTCGTGGTCGACGTCGATGTCGCCGACGACTTCACCGAACGGGCCCACGCGGCCCTCACCGCGCTGGCCGCCCGCCCCGGCTACCTGCGAGGTCAACTCCTGCGGGCGCTTGACGACCCCCGGCACTGGACACTGCTCACCGAGTGGGAGTCGGTAGGCACCTACCGGCGTGCCCTGGGCGCCTTCGAGGTCAAGGTCAGCGCCGTGCCGCTGCTCGCCGAATCGGTCGACGAACCCTCCGCGTACGAGGCGCTTGCCAACGCCGCGCCCGGCGGGGCAGTGGTGGTCGCCGAGAGTGATCGGGCTGCTGGTCCTTACCGCTGA
- a CDS encoding glycine--tRNA ligase: MPADRIDAVVSLAKRRGFVFPSSEIYGGTRSAWDYGPLGVELKENVRRQWWKTMVQQRDDVVGLDSAVILARKVWEASGHIAEFVDPLTECQFCHKRFRADHIEEAYEAKHGHAPTSLAEVNCPNCGNKGTFTEPKMFNGLMKTYLGPVESDEGMHYLRPETAQGIFVNYKNVETVARKKPPFGIAQTGKSFRNEITPGNFIFRTREFEQMEMEFFVEPGTDEQWHEYWLQERWNWYLDLGLSADNLRLYEHPKEKLSHYSKRTVDIEYRFQFGGTEFAELEGVANRTDFDLSTHSKHSGVDLSYFDQTKSERWMPYVIEPAAGLTRAVLAFLLEAYDEDEAPNTKGGVDKRTVMRFDPRLAPVKVAVLPLSRNEALSPKAKDLAALLRKRWVVEFDDSQAIGRRYRRQDEIGTPFCVTVDFDTLDDNAVTVRNRDTMTQERVSLDQVERYLIERLPGC, translated from the coding sequence ATGCCAGCAGACCGTATCGACGCCGTCGTCAGCCTCGCCAAGCGCCGAGGCTTCGTCTTCCCCTCCAGCGAGATCTACGGAGGCACCCGATCGGCGTGGGACTACGGTCCGCTCGGCGTGGAGCTCAAGGAGAACGTCCGCCGGCAGTGGTGGAAGACGATGGTCCAGCAGCGCGACGACGTGGTCGGCCTCGACTCCGCAGTGATCCTGGCCCGCAAGGTGTGGGAGGCGTCCGGCCACATCGCCGAGTTCGTCGACCCGCTCACCGAGTGCCAGTTCTGCCACAAGCGGTTCCGGGCGGACCACATCGAGGAGGCGTACGAGGCCAAGCACGGCCACGCGCCGACCTCACTCGCCGAGGTCAACTGCCCCAACTGCGGCAACAAGGGCACCTTCACCGAGCCGAAGATGTTCAACGGCCTGATGAAGACGTACCTGGGCCCGGTGGAGAGCGACGAGGGCATGCACTACCTGCGCCCCGAGACCGCGCAGGGCATCTTCGTCAACTACAAGAACGTCGAGACGGTCGCCCGCAAGAAGCCGCCGTTCGGTATCGCCCAGACCGGCAAGTCGTTCCGCAACGAGATCACCCCGGGCAACTTCATCTTCCGTACGCGTGAGTTCGAGCAGATGGAGATGGAGTTCTTCGTCGAGCCGGGCACCGACGAGCAGTGGCACGAGTACTGGCTCCAGGAGCGCTGGAACTGGTACCTCGACCTGGGCCTCTCGGCGGACAACCTGCGTCTCTACGAGCACCCCAAGGAGAAGCTCTCCCACTACTCGAAGCGGACCGTCGACATCGAGTACCGCTTCCAGTTCGGCGGCACCGAGTTCGCCGAGCTGGAAGGTGTCGCCAACCGCACCGACTTCGACCTCTCCACGCACAGCAAGCACTCCGGCGTCGACCTGTCGTACTTCGACCAGACCAAGAGTGAGCGCTGGATGCCGTACGTCATCGAGCCCGCCGCCGGTCTGACCCGGGCCGTGCTCGCCTTCCTGCTGGAGGCGTACGACGAGGACGAGGCGCCCAACACCAAGGGCGGCGTGGACAAGCGGACCGTGATGCGGTTCGACCCGCGGCTGGCCCCGGTCAAGGTGGCGGTGCTGCCGCTGTCGCGCAACGAGGCGCTGTCGCCGAAGGCCAAGGACCTCGCCGCGCTGCTGCGCAAGCGTTGGGTGGTGGAGTTCGACGACTCGCAGGCGATCGGCCGCCGCTACCGCCGGCAGGACGAGATCGGCACCCCGTTCTGCGTCACCGTCGACTTCGACACGCTCGACGACAACGCCGTGACGGTCCGCAACCGGGACACCATGACCCAGGAGCGCGTCTCCCTGGACCAGGTGGAGCGCTACCTGATCGAGCGCCTCCCCGGCTGCTGA
- a CDS encoding type IV toxin-antitoxin system AbiEi family antitoxin domain-containing protein — MREHPPELTATVERQQQIATRAQLLAAGYDDMYLYRQARRGQWQRVLPATYALFTGVLTDEQRRISAALYAGPQAQLTSLAALAWYGFRQIPRNTDVHLVVPHHARRRSAGYALVRRALTLDARARSSAPYPVCSPARAVVDAARDLGQLRPVRAILAESVQRGFTDLARLDEEIRRARRSRTALIRMAYAEVVAGTRSAPEAELRECLAGSPILPQIRWNPRLRTLDGAVLPTPDGYLTDSAVALEVDSQEYHFSPGDWARTLERHNELSRHGVLVLHVTPAQLRRHPDGIRRTVEDAYESRQGVGATLRVRVDPAGPEHARA, encoded by the coding sequence ATGCGTGAACATCCACCTGAGCTGACGGCAACGGTCGAGCGGCAACAGCAGATCGCCACCCGGGCTCAGTTGCTCGCCGCTGGCTACGACGACATGTACCTGTACCGCCAGGCCCGGCGCGGCCAGTGGCAACGCGTCCTGCCAGCGACGTACGCCCTGTTCACGGGCGTACTGACCGATGAACAACGGCGGATCTCCGCAGCGCTCTACGCCGGGCCGCAGGCGCAGCTCACCAGCTTGGCCGCGCTCGCCTGGTACGGGTTCCGGCAGATTCCGCGCAACACCGACGTACACCTGGTGGTGCCGCACCACGCGCGGCGCCGGTCGGCGGGCTACGCCCTTGTTCGGCGAGCCCTGACCCTGGACGCCCGGGCGCGGTCGAGCGCGCCGTACCCCGTCTGCTCGCCGGCGCGGGCGGTGGTGGACGCGGCCCGCGACCTTGGGCAGCTTCGCCCGGTGCGGGCCATCCTCGCCGAGTCTGTCCAGCGCGGTTTCACCGACCTCGCCAGGCTGGACGAGGAGATCCGTCGGGCGCGGCGCAGTCGCACCGCGCTGATCAGGATGGCGTACGCGGAGGTCGTGGCCGGCACCCGGTCGGCTCCGGAGGCGGAGCTGCGCGAATGCCTGGCGGGCAGCCCGATCCTGCCGCAGATCCGGTGGAATCCCCGTCTTCGTACGCTTGACGGGGCGGTGCTGCCGACGCCGGACGGGTACCTGACCGACTCGGCGGTGGCGCTGGAGGTCGATTCGCAGGAGTACCACTTCAGCCCGGGCGACTGGGCTCGGACGTTGGAGCGGCACAACGAGCTGAGTCGGCACGGTGTCCTGGTTCTGCACGTCACGCCTGCACAGCTCCGGCGCCATCCGGACGGCATCCGACGAACTGTCGAGGATGCGTACGAGTCCCGGCAGGGCGTCGGTGCCACGCTCCGGGTCCGGGTCGATCCAGCCGGCCCGGAGCATGCGAGGGCCTGA